One region of Streptococcus salivarius genomic DNA includes:
- a CDS encoding YqeG family HAD IIIA-type phosphatase, producing the protein MSIDDYRPHFMVEAVYDLKPDQLREHGIRAVLVDLDNTLIAWNNPDGTPELRAWLDDMTEADIPVVVVSNNKHERVERAVANFHVDFVSRAMKPFTKGINEAIERYHFNRDEVVMVGDQLMTDIRASHRAGIRSILVKPLVQSDAWVTKFNRWRERRMWKKIEKAYGPMTFNKGI; encoded by the coding sequence ATGAGTATAGACGATTATAGGCCCCATTTTATGGTGGAGGCTGTTTACGATTTGAAACCTGACCAGCTGCGTGAGCATGGTATTCGTGCTGTCTTGGTCGATTTGGATAACACCTTGATTGCTTGGAATAACCCTGATGGGACTCCTGAGCTACGTGCTTGGTTAGATGATATGACAGAGGCTGATATCCCTGTGGTTGTGGTTTCTAATAATAAGCATGAGCGTGTTGAACGTGCGGTTGCGAATTTCCACGTAGATTTCGTAAGTCGTGCCATGAAGCCTTTTACTAAAGGAATTAATGAAGCGATTGAGCGTTATCACTTTAACCGCGATGAAGTTGTTATGGTGGGTGACCAGCTCATGACTGATATCAGAGCTAGCCACCGAGCAGGTATTCGCTCGATTTTGGTCAAACCCTTGGTACAATCAGACGCTTGGGTAACCAAGTTTAACCGTTGGCGTGAGCGTCGCATGTGGAAAAAGATTGAAAAAGCATATGGTCCAATGACCTTTAACAAAGGAATTTAA
- a CDS encoding EamA family transporter: MSKTLKGSLMVITAGIAWGISGVSGQYLMAHGVNVNLLTSLRLILAGILLTASVFFRQRDKLAQAIKDKKTLVTISLFAVFGLVLNQ; the protein is encoded by the coding sequence ATGTCAAAGACGCTAAAAGGTAGTCTGATGGTCATAACTGCTGGGATTGCCTGGGGGATTTCAGGGGTTTCAGGTCAATACTTGATGGCTCATGGGGTTAACGTCAATCTTCTAACGAGTTTACGTTTGATTCTGGCTGGAATTTTACTAACGGCTTCGGTCTTTTTCAGGCAGAGAGACAAGTTGGCTCAAGCTATTAAGGATAAGAAAACCTTGGTGACAATCTCCTTATTTGCAGTCTTTGGTCTGGTTTTGAACCAGTAG
- a CDS encoding BglG family transcription antiterminator: MRVSNTREKGILQFLLKHRERYVTSKELAEYLSCSDRTVRNHLKSIDQTLNLQGVRLVSKQGQGYRLIFESQEVCQTFRLIYELGNDYSTKTSMSQGDDRLAFILNKLLFEQVPVLFDDLVEELYVSRSTLSNDFKKIRQMLADYSLTIESRANKGVYVSGEERDKRRFIMSYFLENQFFKALHTYVKSNFFDQNLPLEELAKIVLEECQEANLKLSDFVLQNLVVHIALAIGRIKSGFEISNLDCQMVDNDIERQVAKRILSRVSSVTNQEFPVQEIDYITLHLLAKSQLPQNNQTEFSKEALRDSVVQSFKTLGLDDIYHFSSDFQLIESLITHLMTLQVRLASHINLSNPLVDEVKQNYSDVFFMTKEILANMEAFSQATISDDEIVYVCLHFLAAIERRKENHKFSVLAICATGFGAAQMLKNRLESELGNRIEVVDVIGYYELNQEKIDGIDFIVSAVDLSNLYFQIPVFTVSVFLKTEEISQIRQAMDQMQVSRTGNRSEVARIKDDNFKQYFSQDNFFVWTKCDKTRLLEEMVEGLSVGESDDFKQSLLYEIKQREELSSVVFSKRVAVPHPIRPLGKEVKVSVGICQEPLSWDNQSSHIQLVFLLSPSLYGNDGLKDVTKKIVSLTENDDLQKQLINCKDFEDFITIFEKIT, encoded by the coding sequence ATGAGAGTGTCAAATACTAGAGAAAAAGGCATCCTTCAATTCTTGTTAAAGCACAGGGAACGTTATGTTACAAGTAAGGAACTTGCTGAATACTTGTCCTGTTCGGATAGAACTGTACGTAATCACTTGAAATCAATTGATCAAACCTTAAATCTCCAAGGTGTTAGGTTAGTGTCAAAACAAGGACAAGGCTATCGACTAATTTTTGAAAGTCAAGAAGTTTGCCAAACCTTTCGTCTAATCTATGAATTAGGCAACGATTATAGTACAAAAACGTCTATGTCTCAAGGTGATGATCGTCTAGCCTTCATTTTAAATAAGCTCTTGTTTGAACAGGTTCCGGTTCTTTTTGATGATCTAGTTGAGGAGCTATATGTTAGTCGATCAACTTTATCTAATGATTTTAAAAAGATTCGCCAGATGCTAGCTGACTATAGCTTAACTATAGAGAGTAGGGCGAATAAAGGTGTCTATGTTTCTGGTGAAGAACGTGACAAACGTCGCTTTATTATGAGTTATTTCTTAGAAAATCAGTTTTTTAAAGCATTGCATACTTATGTGAAGTCAAATTTTTTTGACCAAAATCTTCCATTAGAGGAGTTGGCAAAGATTGTTTTAGAAGAATGTCAGGAAGCTAATCTGAAGCTATCGGATTTTGTCTTACAAAATTTAGTTGTTCATATAGCATTAGCAATAGGTCGTATCAAGTCTGGTTTTGAAATTAGTAACTTAGACTGTCAGATGGTAGACAATGACATTGAACGCCAGGTTGCTAAGAGGATTCTTTCAAGAGTCAGTAGTGTAACCAATCAGGAATTTCCAGTTCAAGAGATTGATTATATTACCCTACATCTGTTAGCTAAAAGTCAGTTACCCCAAAACAATCAAACAGAGTTTTCTAAAGAGGCACTGAGAGACTCGGTGGTCCAAAGCTTTAAAACCTTAGGGTTAGATGATATATATCACTTTTCTTCGGATTTTCAGCTTATTGAGAGCCTTATAACTCATTTGATGACCTTACAGGTACGTTTAGCCAGTCATATTAATCTTAGTAATCCATTGGTAGATGAGGTTAAACAGAATTATAGTGATGTATTCTTCATGACCAAGGAAATTCTTGCAAATATGGAAGCTTTTTCACAGGCTACTATATCTGACGATGAAATAGTTTATGTCTGTCTTCATTTCTTGGCTGCTATCGAACGTCGAAAAGAAAACCATAAATTTTCAGTATTGGCGATTTGTGCGACAGGATTTGGGGCTGCTCAAATGCTTAAAAATCGTCTTGAATCTGAGCTTGGGAATCGTATAGAGGTGGTTGATGTCATAGGTTACTATGAGTTGAACCAAGAAAAAATAGACGGTATTGATTTTATTGTATCGGCTGTTGATTTATCAAACCTTTACTTTCAGATACCAGTTTTTACAGTGAGTGTTTTTCTTAAAACCGAAGAAATATCTCAGATCCGTCAGGCTATGGACCAGATGCAAGTTTCGAGAACTGGAAATCGTTCAGAAGTAGCTCGGATTAAAGACGATAATTTTAAACAATACTTTAGTCAAGATAACTTCTTTGTATGGACGAAATGCGATAAAACACGACTATTGGAAGAAATGGTTGAAGGTCTATCTGTCGGTGAATCAGATGATTTCAAACAATCTTTACTTTACGAAATTAAACAGCGTGAGGAATTAAGTTCTGTCGTCTTTTCCAAAAGAGTTGCGGTTCCACATCCCATTAGGCCTTTGGGGAAAGAAGTTAAAGTATCAGTTGGTATCTGTCAAGAACCTTTATCTTGGGATAATCAAAGTTCACATATTCAACTTGTTTTTCTTTTATCACCATCATTATATGGTAATGATGGGCTGAAGGATGTGACGAAGAAAATAGTTTCCTTAACAGAAAATGATGACTTACAAAAGCAATTAATCAATTGCAAGGATTTTGAAGATTTTATTACAATATTTGAAAAAATAACATAG
- the celB gene encoding PTS cellobiose transporter subunit IIC, translated as MDQQNGLFGFLENHVMGPMGKLAQFKVVRAITAAGMAAVPFTIVGSMFLVFSILPQAFSFWPIVADIFSASFDKFTSLYMVANYATMGSLSLYFVLSLAYELTKIYAEEEDLNMNPLNGALLSLMAFIMTVPQIIFDGGMMKAVGSLKEGAVVVDGWAMGNGVTRFGTTGIFTAIIMAIVTVLIYRTCVKRNWVIKMPEAVPEGVSRGFTALIPGFVVAFVVIFINGALVALGTDIFKVIAIPFGFVANLTNSWIGLMIIYLLTQLLWIVGIHGANIIFAFVNPIALANMAENAAGGHYAVAGEFSNMFVIAGGSGATLGLCLYIAFAAKSEQLKAIGRASVVPALFNINEPLIFGLPIIYNPALAIPFILAPMVTATIYYFVNALHLINPVIAQVPWPTPVGIGAFLGTADLRAVLVALVCAVAAFLVYFPFIRVYDKKLLKEEQEA; from the coding sequence ATGGATCAACAAAACGGATTGTTTGGTTTCCTTGAAAATCATGTCATGGGACCAATGGGAAAACTTGCCCAGTTTAAAGTTGTACGTGCAATCACGGCAGCAGGTATGGCAGCTGTACCATTTACTATTGTAGGGTCAATGTTCTTGGTATTTAGTATTCTGCCACAAGCCTTCTCATTCTGGCCAATTGTAGCTGATATTTTCTCAGCTTCATTTGATAAGTTTACTTCTCTATACATGGTTGCTAACTATGCTACTATGGGTTCTCTCTCTCTTTACTTTGTTCTCTCACTTGCTTATGAGTTAACTAAAATCTATGCAGAAGAAGAAGATCTAAATATGAATCCTCTAAACGGTGCTCTTCTTTCGCTCATGGCTTTTATCATGACAGTTCCACAAATCATTTTTGACGGTGGAATGATGAAGGCTGTAGGTAGCCTAAAAGAAGGTGCAGTCGTTGTTGACGGTTGGGCAATGGGTAATGGAGTAACTCGCTTTGGTACAACTGGTATTTTCACAGCTATTATCATGGCTATTGTGACAGTCCTTATTTATCGTACATGTGTAAAACGTAATTGGGTTATTAAAATGCCTGAAGCTGTTCCAGAAGGGGTTTCTCGAGGATTTACAGCCTTGATTCCAGGTTTCGTTGTTGCGTTTGTTGTTATCTTTATTAACGGTGCACTTGTGGCGTTGGGAACTGACATCTTTAAAGTTATTGCTATTCCATTTGGGTTTGTTGCTAACTTAACTAACTCATGGATTGGATTAATGATTATTTATCTTTTAACTCAGCTTCTCTGGATTGTAGGGATTCATGGAGCTAATATTATCTTTGCTTTCGTTAACCCTATCGCACTTGCTAATATGGCAGAGAATGCTGCTGGTGGACACTATGCTGTAGCTGGTGAATTTTCTAACATGTTTGTTATCGCTGGTGGATCAGGTGCAACTCTTGGTTTGTGTCTCTACATTGCTTTTGCTGCCAAGTCAGAGCAACTTAAAGCGATTGGACGTGCCTCAGTTGTTCCAGCATTATTTAACATTAATGAACCATTGATTTTTGGTTTGCCAATTATCTATAATCCAGCATTAGCGATTCCATTTATCTTGGCGCCAATGGTTACAGCTACTATTTACTACTTTGTTAATGCATTGCATTTGATTAATCCTGTAATTGCACAGGTTCCATGGCCAACCCCAGTGGGAATCGGAGCTTTCTTAGGAACTGCAGATCTCCGTGCTGTCCTAGTTGCTCTTGTCTGTGCTGTTGCCGCCTTCCTTGTTTATTTCCCATTTATTCGTGTCTACGATAAGAAATTGTTGAAAGAAGAACAAGAAGCTTAA
- a CDS encoding SemiSWEET transporter — translation MIGSIAAILTTFAFLPQVVRVVKTKDTELIALGMYVMQVIGIALWLAHGLHIGDLPLILANSVSFLLSGIILIYKLKYK, via the coding sequence ATGATTGGTAGCATTGCAGCAATTTTAACAACATTTGCCTTTTTGCCGCAAGTTGTGCGTGTGGTAAAAACAAAAGATACTGAATTGATTGCCTTAGGGATGTATGTTATGCAGGTTATTGGCATTGCTTTGTGGCTTGCTCATGGTCTTCATATTGGTGACTTACCTTTGATTTTGGCTAATAGTGTTTCGTTCTTGCTATCTGGTATTATTTTGATTTATAAATTGAAGTACAAATAA
- a CDS encoding 2,3-butanediol dehydrogenase, with protein sequence MATMKAARWHAAKDVRIEEVEVPEVQPHQVKVAVKFTGICGTDLHEYLDGPIFIPTEEHVYSGQKAPVTLGHEFSGEIVEVGSDVTRVKVGDRVTIEPILAEHNLIGDYNLDPNLNFVGLAADGGFAKYCVLDGDLVHVIPDNLSYEQAALTEPAAVAVYAVRQSALKAGDTAVIFGLGPIGLLIVEALRAAGASKIYAVELSPERQAKAEELGAIVVRPEEGETVVEAIHRLTGGGADVSYEVTGVPVVLGQALAAVHKAGECMVVSIWEREASINPNEFAIQEKSLKGIIAYRHIFPKVLELMEQGYFPADKLVTKKIKLENIVEEGFVELTQDKSQIKILVEPE encoded by the coding sequence ATGGCTACAATGAAAGCAGCTCGCTGGCATGCAGCGAAAGATGTTCGTATCGAAGAAGTGGAAGTACCTGAAGTACAACCTCATCAAGTAAAAGTAGCGGTCAAGTTCACGGGAATCTGTGGTACGGACTTGCATGAATATTTGGATGGACCAATCTTCATTCCAACTGAAGAACATGTTTATTCTGGTCAAAAAGCACCGGTTACTTTGGGACATGAATTCTCTGGTGAAATTGTGGAAGTCGGAAGTGATGTGACTCGTGTTAAAGTTGGTGATCGTGTAACCATCGAACCAATTCTTGCAGAGCACAACTTGATTGGTGATTATAACCTCGATCCAAACTTGAACTTCGTCGGTCTCGCTGCAGATGGTGGCTTTGCAAAATATTGTGTCCTTGATGGTGATCTTGTTCATGTGATTCCAGATAACTTGAGCTATGAACAAGCGGCTCTTACAGAACCTGCAGCTGTAGCTGTCTATGCTGTTCGTCAATCTGCTTTGAAAGCTGGGGATACAGCTGTTATCTTTGGATTGGGACCAATTGGTCTCTTGATTGTTGAGGCCCTTCGTGCAGCAGGTGCATCAAAAATCTATGCGGTTGAATTGTCTCCTGAACGTCAAGCCAAGGCAGAAGAATTGGGAGCAATCGTTGTTCGCCCAGAAGAAGGAGAAACAGTCGTAGAAGCTATTCATCGTTTGACAGGTGGTGGAGCAGATGTTTCTTACGAAGTTACTGGGGTTCCAGTTGTTTTAGGACAGGCCCTTGCAGCTGTTCATAAAGCTGGGGAATGTATGGTCGTATCTATCTGGGAACGTGAAGCGAGCATTAATCCAAATGAATTCGCTATCCAAGAAAAATCTCTCAAAGGAATTATTGCCTACCGTCACATCTTCCCTAAAGTTTTGGAATTGATGGAACAAGGCTACTTCCCTGCTGATAAATTGGTTACTAAGAAAATTAAATTGGAGAATATCGTTGAAGAAGGATTTGTGGAATTAACACAAGATAAATCTCAAATTAAGATCTTGGTTGAACCAGAATAA
- a CDS encoding PTS cellobiose transporter subunit IIA yields MNQEELQVAAFEIILHSGTARTEIHEAFADMREGRFDEAEAKLDHSDEEILEAHHAQTKLLQDYASGVEIKIEIIMVHAQDHLMTTMTLLEVAKEMLVLHRKVG; encoded by the coding sequence ATGAATCAAGAAGAACTACAGGTTGCAGCCTTTGAAATTATTCTTCATTCAGGCACTGCTAGAACAGAAATTCATGAAGCGTTTGCTGATATGCGAGAAGGACGTTTTGATGAAGCAGAAGCTAAGTTAGACCATTCAGATGAAGAAATTTTAGAAGCACACCATGCACAAACAAAACTTTTGCAAGACTATGCAAGTGGTGTAGAAATTAAGATTGAAATTATCATGGTCCATGCTCAAGACCATTTAATGACTACAATGACTCTATTGGAAGTGGCAAAAGAAATGCTGGTTCTTCATAGAAAGGTTGGCTAA
- a CDS encoding PTS cellobiose transporter subunit IIB, which produces MAKALIICAAGMSSSLMAKKTTEFLKGKGQDIEVDAISATEGGKAIAASEFDLYLVSPQTKMYFKQFEEAGAKVGKPVVQIPPQAYIPIPMGIEKMANLIVENI; this is translated from the coding sequence ATGGCAAAAGCGTTGATTATTTGTGCGGCAGGAATGTCTTCATCACTCATGGCGAAGAAAACAACGGAGTTTCTAAAGGGAAAAGGTCAGGATATTGAGGTTGACGCTATTAGTGCTACTGAAGGCGGAAAAGCTATTGCAGCATCAGAGTTTGATTTGTACCTTGTAAGTCCTCAAACAAAAATGTATTTTAAACAGTTTGAAGAAGCAGGTGCTAAAGTCGGAAAACCAGTTGTTCAAATTCCACCGCAAGCTTATATTCCAATTCCAATGGGAATTGAAAAAATGGCTAATTTGATTGTAGAAAATATCTAA
- a CDS encoding sulfite exporter TauE/SafE family protein, with product MFYLFFLPLASSAAVTNFISLPLCLFLYLRYRKEVNHKLLILPTLFYIVGSSLAILLIPYINQYLLKIFFSLFLIGLSIYFLKFATTFQIRASLTTMIVTGVLSGICDGLFGIGGPLMVVFYLALVPTKEAYLGSIQGLFLLVGIYNIIFRIYRGIFTINLLQPSLFISVAVLLGMLIANRIVNRINHDLIRQLTYCFIGLSGVITLLTTLFI from the coding sequence TTGTTTTACCTTTTTTTTCTACCTCTAGCTAGTTCAGCAGCTGTAACAAATTTTATTAGTCTTCCCTTATGTTTGTTTTTGTACTTACGCTATCGAAAAGAGGTAAATCATAAGCTCCTTATATTGCCAACTCTTTTTTATATTGTGGGTTCTAGTTTAGCAATCTTATTAATACCATATATTAATCAATATTTACTAAAAATATTTTTCTCTCTATTTTTGATTGGACTCTCGATTTATTTTTTGAAATTTGCTACAACATTTCAGATAAGAGCAAGTTTAACTACGATGATTGTAACAGGGGTACTTTCTGGAATCTGTGATGGGCTCTTCGGTATTGGTGGACCACTAATGGTAGTATTTTATCTAGCTTTAGTGCCTACTAAAGAAGCTTATTTAGGGAGTATACAAGGTTTATTTTTATTAGTAGGGATTTATAATATTATTTTTAGGATTTATAGAGGGATATTTACTATAAATTTATTGCAACCTTCTCTATTTATAAGTGTGGCAGTTTTACTAGGAATGCTTATTGCAAATAGAATTGTAAATCGTATCAATCATGATTTGATACGTCAGTTAACGTATTGTTTTATTGGACTGTCTGGCGTGATAACACTACTGACGACCTTGTTTATTTAG
- a CDS encoding 6-phospho-beta-glucosidase, whose product MTTFKDGFLWGGAVAAHQLEGGWQEGGKGISVADVMTAGRHGVAREITPGVLEGKYYPNHEAIDFYHRYKGDIALFAEMGFKCFRTSIAWTRIFPKGDELEPNEEGLQFYDDLFDECLKHGIEPVITLSHFEMPYHLVTEYGGWKNRKLIDFFVRFAEVVFKRYKDKVKYWMTFNEINNQANYQEDFAPFTNSGIVYKEGDDREAIMYQAAHYELVASARAVKIGHEINPDFQIGCMIAMCPIYPATCNPKDILMAMKAMQKRYYFTDVHVFGKYPEHILKYWERKEISVDFTEQDKEDLLGGTVDYIGFSYYMSFAIDSHRENNPYFDYLETEDLVKNNYVQASEWEWQIDPEGLRYALNWFTDHYHLPLFIVENGFGAIDQVEADGMVHDDYRIDYLGAHIREMKKAVVEDGVDLMGYTPWGCIDLVSAGTGEMRKRYGFIYVDKDDDGQGSYERSPKKSFNWYKEVIASNGATVE is encoded by the coding sequence ATGACTACTTTTAAAGATGGATTTTTATGGGGTGGTGCTGTAGCTGCTCATCAACTTGAAGGTGGATGGCAAGAAGGTGGTAAGGGTATCAGTGTTGCTGATGTCATGACAGCTGGTCGCCATGGAGTTGCCCGTGAAATTACACCAGGTGTTTTGGAAGGTAAATATTATCCAAACCATGAGGCCATAGATTTTTACCATCGTTACAAAGGTGATATAGCGCTTTTTGCTGAAATGGGATTTAAGTGCTTCCGAACATCAATTGCTTGGACACGTATTTTCCCAAAGGGTGATGAATTAGAGCCCAATGAAGAAGGGTTGCAGTTTTATGATGATCTTTTTGATGAGTGCTTGAAGCATGGAATTGAACCTGTAATTACTTTATCACATTTTGAGATGCCTTATCATTTGGTTACAGAATATGGTGGGTGGAAAAACCGCAAATTGATTGATTTCTTTGTTCGCTTTGCAGAAGTCGTATTCAAACGTTATAAAGATAAAGTTAAATACTGGATGACCTTCAATGAAATCAACAATCAGGCCAATTACCAGGAAGATTTTGCACCATTTACGAACTCAGGTATTGTATACAAGGAAGGTGACGACCGAGAAGCTATTATGTATCAAGCAGCACACTATGAGTTAGTAGCCTCTGCTCGAGCAGTAAAAATTGGCCATGAAATCAATCCAGATTTTCAAATTGGTTGTATGATTGCGATGTGTCCTATTTATCCTGCAACTTGTAATCCTAAAGACATTTTAATGGCCATGAAGGCTATGCAAAAACGTTATTACTTTACTGACGTACATGTTTTTGGTAAATATCCTGAACACATTCTCAAGTATTGGGAACGTAAAGAAATCTCAGTTGACTTTACAGAGCAAGATAAAGAGGATTTACTTGGAGGCACGGTAGACTATATTGGATTTAGTTACTATATGTCTTTTGCTATCGATTCTCATCGTGAGAATAATCCTTATTTCGATTATCTTGAAACAGAAGATTTGGTTAAAAATAATTATGTTCAGGCATCTGAGTGGGAGTGGCAAATTGACCCAGAGGGATTACGTTATGCATTAAACTGGTTTACAGATCATTATCATTTGCCACTATTTATTGTTGAAAATGGTTTTGGTGCTATAGACCAAGTTGAAGCAGATGGCATGGTTCATGATGATTATCGAATTGATTACCTAGGAGCTCATATTCGTGAAATGAAAAAAGCTGTAGTTGAAGATGGTGTTGATTTAATGGGATATACTCCTTGGGGCTGTATAGACCTGGTTTCAGCTGGTACCGGTGAGATGAGGAAACGTTACGGATTTATCTATGTGGATAAAGATGACGATGGACAGGGAAGTTATGAACGCTCACCGAAAAAATCATTTAATTGGTATAAAGAAGTTATTGCATCTAATGGTGCAACGGTAGAATAA
- the yqeH gene encoding ribosome biogenesis GTPase YqeH — MEELFCIGCGAQIQTEDKEKAGYTPASSIKKAEETGELYCQRCFRLRHYNEIVDVHITDDEFLKLLHEVGDSDALVVNVVDIFDFNGSVIPGLSRFVSGNDVLLVGNKKDILPKSVKDGKVTQWLTERAHEEGMRPVDVMLTSAQNHHAIKELIQRIEDLRKGCDVYVVGVTNVGKSTLINAIIKEITGDKDVITTSRFPGTTLDKIEIPLDDGTYIFDTPGIIHRHQMAHYLSAKDLKYVSPKKEIKPKTYQLNAGQTLFLGGLGRFDFIDGNKQGFTAFFDNNLKLHRTKLEGADVFYDKHVGSLLMPPGPKELADFPKLVRHEFTIKDKTDIVFSGLGWIRVQGKADQPTIVAAWAPEGVGVVVRKAII, encoded by the coding sequence ATGGAAGAATTATTTTGTATTGGCTGTGGAGCCCAAATTCAAACAGAAGATAAAGAAAAGGCTGGTTACACACCCGCTAGCTCGATAAAAAAAGCTGAAGAAACAGGCGAGTTGTACTGTCAACGTTGTTTCCGTCTTCGTCACTATAATGAAATTGTGGACGTCCACATCACAGATGATGAATTTTTAAAATTGCTTCATGAAGTTGGAGACAGTGACGCCCTCGTTGTCAATGTTGTTGATATTTTCGATTTCAATGGATCAGTTATTCCAGGCTTGTCACGCTTTGTTTCTGGTAATGATGTGCTCTTGGTCGGAAATAAAAAGGATATCCTGCCGAAATCTGTTAAAGATGGTAAGGTGACCCAATGGTTGACAGAACGTGCCCATGAAGAAGGAATGCGTCCTGTGGATGTCATGTTGACGTCTGCCCAAAATCATCACGCTATTAAAGAGTTGATTCAACGTATTGAAGATCTCCGTAAGGGATGTGATGTTTATGTTGTCGGTGTTACGAATGTTGGTAAGTCGACCTTAATTAATGCGATTATCAAGGAAATCACAGGTGATAAAGATGTTATTACGACTTCTCGTTTTCCTGGAACAACTCTTGATAAGATTGAAATTCCTCTGGATGATGGTACTTACATTTTTGATACACCAGGAATCATTCACCGCCACCAGATGGCACACTATCTGTCAGCCAAGGACCTCAAGTACGTTAGTCCTAAGAAGGAGATTAAGCCAAAAACTTACCAGTTAAATGCAGGTCAAACCCTATTCCTAGGTGGTCTTGGACGTTTTGACTTTATTGATGGGAATAAGCAAGGTTTTACAGCCTTCTTTGATAATAACTTGAAGCTTCATCGCACCAAGCTTGAAGGCGCAGATGTCTTCTATGATAAGCATGTTGGAAGTCTTCTCATGCCTCCTGGACCAAAGGAGCTTGCCGATTTTCCAAAACTTGTCCGTCACGAATTCACCATTAAAGATAAGACAGACATTGTCTTCTCAGGACTAGGCTGGATCCGTGTCCAAGGAAAAGCTGACCAACCAACCATCGTTGCTGCCTGGGCACCAGAAGGTGTTGGCGTCGTCGTACGAAAAGCGATTATTTAA